One part of the Phaenicophaeus curvirostris isolate KB17595 chromosome 2, BPBGC_Pcur_1.0, whole genome shotgun sequence genome encodes these proteins:
- the SAYSD1 gene encoding SAYSvFN domain-containing protein 1: MAAAVEGRLARFRATRGCVAAEPPRPAEPPREAAAAEAAERARGGAAAEGRRPLLLKVLLWAVLLALFAELELGLPFFVLSLLYWMYAGTRGPAERRPGELSAYSVFNPGCAAIAGTLTAEQLERELHYRPGAGI; the protein is encoded by the exons ATGGCGGCGGCCGTGGAGGGGCGCCTGGCGCGGTTCCGCGCCACCCGGGGCTGCGTGGCCGCCGAGCCGCCGCGCCCCGCCGAGCCGCCGCGAGAGGCCGCGGCCGCAGAAGCCGCCGAGagagcgcggggcggggccgccgcaGAG GGGCGTCGGCCGCTGCTGCTGAAGGTGCTGCTGTGGGCGGTGCTGCTGGCGCTGTTCGCCgagctggagctggggctgccttTCTTCGTCCTCTCGCTGCTCTACTGGATGTACGCCGGCACCCGCGGCCCCGCGGAGCGGCGGCCGGGCGAGCTCAGCGCCTACTCCGTCTTCAACCCCGGCTGCGCTGCCATCGCCGGGACGCTGACGGCTGAGCAGCTGGAGCGGGAGCTGCACTACCGGCCCGGCGCTGGGATCTAG